In Deltaproteobacteria bacterium, a single window of DNA contains:
- the der gene encoding ribosome biogenesis GTPase Der, whose amino-acid sequence MSRGEFTVALVGRPNVGKSTLFNRIAGRRRAITFDQPGITRDLVAEPVECDGRRFLLIDTGGYVPGGDDDLLPKIRGQVLRAVYESNLVVFLVDARDGLLPLDKEIAGMLREREKPFLLAANKVDAKQGREGISQFHALAIDAIYPVSAEHGTGVSELLEEVVARMPPKGSGEETVSREPDDVPRIAIVGRPNVGKSTLVNTLAGFDRVIASELPGTTRDAIDVMVTRDGKRYLLIDTAGIRAKRKTEDVIEKFSVIKSLDSLKRCDLAVLLIDGPEGLSHQDRQILRYILNEERAVVVAANKADRWEGEEERRRAMRSIQEGLEYASFAAVVPTVATTGKGFPLLFRKIEEAIANFRTRVPTGILNRMAQTFLYSVPIPSQQGRNRAFYMTQVGVSPPSFAVFVKERKGIPDSFTRYLQNRIRERFGFEGSPVRVVYRER is encoded by the coding sequence ATGAGCCGGGGTGAGTTCACCGTCGCGCTGGTGGGGCGCCCGAACGTGGGGAAGTCCACCCTCTTCAACCGGATCGCCGGGAGGCGGCGCGCCATCACCTTCGACCAGCCCGGAATCACCCGGGACCTGGTGGCGGAGCCGGTGGAGTGCGACGGCCGGCGGTTCCTGCTGATCGACACCGGCGGGTACGTCCCGGGAGGCGACGACGACCTCCTGCCGAAGATCCGCGGCCAGGTGCTCCGCGCCGTCTACGAATCCAACCTGGTCGTATTCCTCGTGGACGCGCGGGACGGCCTCCTCCCCCTGGACAAGGAGATCGCCGGCATGCTGCGGGAGCGGGAGAAGCCGTTCCTCCTCGCGGCGAACAAGGTCGACGCGAAGCAGGGCCGTGAGGGAATCTCCCAGTTCCACGCCCTGGCGATCGACGCGATCTACCCGGTCTCCGCCGAGCACGGCACCGGAGTGTCCGAGCTGCTGGAGGAGGTGGTGGCCCGGATGCCGCCGAAAGGGTCCGGGGAGGAAACGGTATCCCGGGAGCCGGACGATGTTCCGCGGATCGCGATCGTGGGCCGCCCGAACGTGGGAAAGTCGACCCTGGTGAACACGCTGGCCGGGTTCGACCGCGTCATCGCCTCGGAGCTGCCGGGCACCACGCGCGACGCGATCGACGTGATGGTCACCCGCGACGGGAAGCGGTACCTGCTGATCGACACGGCGGGGATCCGCGCCAAGCGGAAGACCGAGGACGTGATCGAGAAGTTCTCGGTCATCAAGAGCCTCGACTCCCTCAAGCGGTGCGACCTCGCGGTGCTGCTGATCGACGGACCCGAAGGGCTCTCCCACCAGGACCGGCAGATCCTGCGCTACATTTTGAACGAGGAACGGGCGGTCGTCGTGGCGGCGAACAAGGCGGACCGGTGGGAGGGGGAGGAGGAACGGAGGAGGGCGATGCGGTCGATCCAGGAAGGGCTCGAGTACGCCTCCTTCGCCGCCGTGGTCCCCACCGTGGCCACTACGGGAAAAGGGTTCCCCCTGCTGTTCCGCAAGATCGAGGAGGCGATCGCGAACTTCCGCACGCGCGTCCCCACCGGAATCCTGAACCGGATGGCCCAGACGTTCCTCTACTCGGTGCCGATCCCGTCGCAGCAGGGGAGGAACCGCGCGTTCTACATGACCCAGGTGGGGGTGTCGCCCCCGTCCTTCGCCGTCTTCGTCAAGGAGCGCAAGGGGATCCCCGACTCCTTCACCCGCTACCTCCAGAACAGGATCCGGGAACGGTTCGGGTTCGAGGGATCGCCCGTCCGCGTCGTCTACCGGGAGCGATGA
- the guaA gene encoding glutamine-hydrolyzing GMP synthase, translated as MDGKILILDFGSQYTMLIARRVRELRVYSEIHPFHVGIDFIRAFGPSGIVLSGGPASVYDDDAPRVSREVLDLGVPVLGICYGMQLVADLMGGKVGRSDDREYGIANIRGQWGSPLFLGIEEFRHNMEIPVWMSHGDRIEELPMGFSSIARSGSSPVAAMSNHEGTIFGVQFHPEVVHTPKGKEILSNFLFRVCGLEPTWTMHSFVETSVRKIRETVGGAGVVLGLSGGVDSSVAAVLLHKAIGDRLTCIFVNNGVLRKGEAEDVIHTFRDSIGLHLEYVDAEKAFLDALDGVEDPERKRKIIGELFVRVFEEASRKIPGVAFLGQGTLYPDVIESVSFKGPSAVIKSHHNVGGLPEKMHLKLIEPLRELFKDEVRELGRELGVPSHVLDRQPFPGPGLAVRILGPVSGESLRILREADAIVMEEIRAAGLYESIWQAFAVLLPVKTVGVMGDFRTYENVVAVRAVHSQDGMTADWVRLPYDVLQRISSRIINEVKGINRVAYDISSKPPSTIEWE; from the coding sequence TTGGACGGGAAGATCCTCATCCTCGATTTCGGCTCGCAGTACACGATGCTGATCGCCCGGCGCGTCCGGGAGCTGCGCGTCTACAGCGAGATCCACCCGTTCCACGTCGGAATCGACTTCATCCGGGCGTTCGGGCCTTCGGGGATCGTCCTCTCCGGCGGCCCGGCGAGCGTCTACGACGACGACGCCCCCCGCGTCTCCCGCGAAGTGCTGGATCTCGGCGTCCCCGTGCTCGGGATCTGCTACGGGATGCAGCTCGTGGCGGACCTGATGGGGGGGAAGGTCGGCCGGTCCGACGACCGGGAGTACGGGATCGCGAACATCCGCGGCCAGTGGGGCAGCCCGCTGTTCCTCGGAATCGAGGAGTTCCGGCACAACATGGAGATCCCGGTCTGGATGAGCCACGGCGACCGGATCGAGGAGCTTCCGATGGGGTTCTCCTCGATCGCCCGGTCCGGCAGCTCGCCCGTGGCCGCCATGTCCAACCACGAGGGGACGATCTTCGGGGTCCAGTTCCACCCGGAGGTCGTGCACACCCCGAAGGGAAAGGAGATCCTCTCGAACTTCCTCTTCCGCGTCTGCGGCCTCGAGCCGACCTGGACCATGCACTCCTTCGTGGAGACCAGCGTGCGGAAGATCCGGGAAACGGTGGGCGGCGCGGGCGTCGTGCTGGGGCTGTCGGGCGGCGTCGACTCCTCCGTCGCGGCGGTGCTCCTCCACAAGGCGATCGGCGACCGGCTCACCTGCATCTTCGTGAACAACGGGGTGCTCCGGAAGGGCGAGGCGGAGGACGTGATCCACACGTTCCGCGACAGCATCGGGCTGCACCTCGAGTACGTGGATGCCGAGAAGGCGTTCCTCGACGCGCTGGACGGCGTGGAGGACCCGGAGCGGAAGCGGAAGATCATCGGGGAGCTGTTCGTGCGCGTGTTCGAGGAGGCGTCCCGGAAGATCCCCGGCGTCGCTTTCCTCGGGCAGGGGACGCTCTACCCCGACGTGATCGAGAGCGTCTCCTTCAAGGGGCCGTCCGCGGTCATCAAGTCGCACCACAACGTCGGCGGCCTTCCCGAAAAGATGCACCTGAAGCTCATCGAACCGCTGCGCGAGCTGTTCAAGGACGAGGTGCGGGAGCTGGGCCGCGAGCTGGGGGTGCCGTCCCACGTGCTCGACCGGCAGCCGTTCCCGGGGCCCGGGCTCGCGGTCCGGATCCTCGGTCCGGTCTCCGGGGAGAGCCTGCGGATCCTGCGGGAGGCGGATGCGATCGTGATGGAGGAGATCCGGGCGGCCGGGCTGTACGAGTCGATCTGGCAGGCGTTCGCGGTTCTCCTCCCGGTGAAGACCGTGGGGGTCATGGGCGACTTCCGGACGTACGAGAACGTCGTGGCGGTGCGCGCCGTGCACAGCCAGGACGGGATGACCGCCGACTGGGTGCGGCTCCCGTACGACGTCCTCCAGCGGATCTCCTCCCGGATCATCAACGAGGTGAAGGGGATCAACCGCGTCGCGTACGACATCTCGTCGAAGCCGCCGAGCACCATCGAGTGGGAATGA
- a CDS encoding cysteine desulfurase yields the protein MRKGYFDHNATTPVHPEVADAVQPFLGELFGNPSSIHWAGRDVRKAVEDARAEIAAFYGCRPLEIVLTSSGTESDNLAVKGVAYREGNGGKHIVTSAVEHPAIMNTCRFLETRGYRVTYVPVNRQGIVEPDAVRAAIAKDTILVSIMTANNETGCLMPIREIGRIAREAGVLMHTDAVQATGKVPLSWDDLPVDLLTFSGHKINGIKGAGGLIVRKGVEIAAAIHGGHQERGRRGGTENVVGTVAMGKAFSILRREMDAEAAEVRRLRDTFEAELFARIPDLVLNGHPTLRLPNTVNLSFRFVEGEALLLNLDMLGIACSSGSACTSGSLEASPILMAMGADPTDAQGALRFSLGRGNTDDDVAYAVDAIEQVVGKLRAMSPLYHPREARAR from the coding sequence TTCGGGAACCCGTCGAGCATCCATTGGGCGGGGAGGGACGTCCGCAAGGCGGTGGAGGACGCCCGGGCGGAGATCGCCGCGTTCTACGGCTGCCGTCCGCTGGAGATCGTCCTCACCAGCTCCGGGACCGAGTCCGATAACCTGGCGGTCAAGGGCGTGGCGTACCGCGAGGGGAACGGGGGGAAGCACATCGTCACGTCGGCGGTGGAGCATCCCGCCATCATGAACACGTGCCGATTCCTCGAGACCCGGGGGTACCGCGTGACGTACGTGCCCGTGAACCGGCAGGGGATCGTGGAGCCCGACGCGGTGCGCGCCGCGATCGCGAAGGACACGATCCTCGTGTCGATCATGACGGCCAACAACGAGACCGGGTGCCTGATGCCGATCCGGGAGATCGGAAGGATCGCGCGGGAGGCGGGCGTCCTGATGCACACCGACGCGGTGCAGGCCACCGGCAAGGTCCCGCTCTCCTGGGACGACCTCCCGGTGGACCTCCTCACCTTCTCGGGACACAAGATCAACGGGATCAAGGGGGCGGGGGGGCTGATCGTCCGCAAGGGAGTGGAAATCGCCGCCGCGATCCACGGCGGGCACCAGGAACGCGGGCGCCGCGGGGGGACCGAGAACGTGGTCGGGACCGTGGCGATGGGGAAGGCGTTCTCCATCCTGCGGAGGGAGATGGACGCGGAAGCGGCGGAGGTGCGCCGCCTGCGCGACACGTTCGAGGCGGAGCTCTTCGCCCGGATCCCGGACCTTGTGCTGAACGGTCACCCCACGCTGCGGCTTCCCAACACCGTCAACCTGTCGTTCCGGTTCGTGGAAGGGGAGGCGCTGCTGCTGAACCTCGACATGCTGGGAATCGCCTGCTCCTCCGGCTCCGCGTGCACTTCCGGGTCGCTGGAGGCGTCCCCCATCCTGATGGCGATGGGAGCCGACCCGACCGACGCGCAGGGCGCGCTGCGCTTCTCGCTCGGCCGGGGGAACACGGACGACGACGTGGCGTACGCGGTGGACGCCATCGAACAGGTGGTCGGCAAATTGCGGGCGATGTCCCCGCTGTACCACCCCCGCGAAGCGAGGGCGCGATGA
- the mnmA gene encoding tRNA 2-thiouridine(34) synthase MnmA yields the protein MSKRRILAALSGGVDSSVAALLLQREGWEVVGVSMDLYDYSAVTRDREGSCCSLDDLYDARRVCDILGIPYYVLNLREEFRREVIDPFVHEYSAGRTPNPCILCNEHLKFRALLRKADELGAEGVATGHYAVIRREADGRGRLFAAPDASKDQSYFLFSLDSARLGRIRFPVGEMPKEDVRRLARGAGLPVYEKRESQDICFVTDDSYAKFLETKGIREDQGRFVDREGNFLGNHKGVLHYTVGQRKGLGIAAREPLFVVAIDAERNEVVLGTENDTFSVGATVACPTFVAGAPPSAEFRATAKIRYRHPGAPCAVRVAGDRVEVRFDVPQRSVTPGQALVLYEGNEVLGGGWIECADASRS from the coding sequence ATGAGCAAGCGGCGGATCCTCGCGGCGCTGAGCGGGGGGGTCGACTCCTCGGTGGCGGCGCTGCTCCTGCAACGGGAAGGGTGGGAGGTCGTCGGGGTGTCGATGGACCTCTACGACTATTCGGCGGTCACACGGGACCGGGAGGGGTCGTGCTGCTCGCTCGACGACCTCTACGACGCGCGGCGGGTGTGCGACATCCTCGGAATTCCGTATTACGTCCTGAACCTCCGGGAGGAGTTCCGGCGGGAAGTGATCGACCCGTTCGTCCACGAATACTCCGCCGGGCGGACCCCCAACCCGTGCATCCTCTGCAACGAGCATCTGAAATTCCGCGCGCTCCTGCGGAAGGCGGACGAGCTGGGCGCGGAAGGGGTGGCCACGGGGCACTACGCCGTGATCCGCCGGGAGGCGGACGGTCGCGGCCGCCTGTTCGCGGCCCCGGACGCGTCGAAGGACCAGTCGTACTTCCTCTTCTCCCTCGACAGCGCGCGGCTGGGGAGGATCCGGTTCCCGGTCGGCGAGATGCCGAAGGAGGACGTCCGCCGGCTCGCCCGCGGCGCAGGCCTCCCGGTCTACGAGAAACGGGAGAGCCAGGACATCTGCTTCGTCACCGACGACTCGTACGCGAAGTTCCTCGAGACCAAGGGGATCCGGGAGGATCAGGGGCGGTTCGTGGACCGGGAGGGGAACTTCCTGGGGAACCACAAGGGGGTGCTCCACTACACGGTGGGCCAGCGCAAGGGGCTCGGGATCGCCGCCCGGGAGCCGCTCTTCGTGGTCGCGATCGACGCGGAGCGCAACGAGGTGGTCCTGGGTACGGAGAACGACACGTTTTCCGTCGGGGCCACGGTCGCGTGCCCCACGTTCGTGGCGGGAGCGCCCCCTTCGGCGGAGTTCCGCGCGACGGCGAAGATCCGGTACCGTCACCCCGGGGCGCCGTGCGCGGTCCGCGTCGCCGGGGATCGCGTCGAGGTGCGGTTCGACGTCCCGCAACGCAGCGTGACCCCGGGCCAGGCGCTGGTCCTCTACGAGGGAAACGAGGTGCTGGGAGGCGGCTGGATCGAATGCGCGGACGCCTCGCGGTCGTAA
- the mtaB gene encoding tRNA (N(6)-L-threonylcarbamoyladenosine(37)-C(2))-methylthiotransferase MtaB: protein MRGRLAVVTVGCKANFADSAGIVARAARAGFHVVPQGEPADVLVVNSCTVTHKADRDSRALARRLRRENPGAVLVMTGCYAEVSPAARGSLPEVDHWIGIGDPEALSGILRSIAGVQAPVGEEPTEHAAGKLLGRTRTFLKVQDGCDAHCAYCVVPAARGRSQSVPLKDIVERAVRAESEGARELVLTGIHVGRYGHDRGEREGLAGLLRALLSATTACRFRLGSVEPEEATSTLAGLLAEGGRICPHLHVPLQSGSDRVLRRMRRPYTAGRYRERLHMLSSAVPGLRLGADVIAGFPGETDVDFGETVELLRGSPLSYLHAFSYSSRAGTESAGWADDVPPSEKKRRTARLREIDSTMRKKYLETQLGRTVRVIAETRGTAPGEFRGTSENYAEVSFRGEAVRTGDLVPVSVESVHGFTLFGKVVTELGPR, encoded by the coding sequence ATGCGCGGACGCCTCGCGGTCGTAACCGTCGGCTGCAAGGCGAATTTCGCCGACTCCGCGGGAATCGTGGCGCGAGCCGCCCGCGCCGGGTTCCACGTCGTCCCCCAAGGGGAGCCGGCCGACGTCCTGGTCGTCAACAGCTGCACCGTCACCCACAAGGCGGACCGCGATTCGCGCGCGCTGGCGCGGCGGCTCCGGCGCGAGAATCCGGGCGCCGTACTCGTCATGACCGGATGCTACGCCGAAGTCTCCCCCGCGGCCCGGGGCTCCCTCCCGGAGGTCGATCACTGGATCGGGATCGGCGACCCCGAGGCGCTCTCCGGAATCCTCCGTTCGATCGCGGGCGTGCAGGCTCCGGTCGGCGAGGAACCGACCGAGCACGCGGCGGGGAAGCTGCTGGGGCGGACCCGGACGTTCCTGAAGGTCCAGGACGGGTGCGACGCGCACTGCGCCTACTGCGTGGTTCCGGCGGCCCGCGGGAGAAGCCAGTCGGTCCCGTTGAAGGATATCGTGGAGCGCGCGGTCCGCGCCGAGTCGGAGGGTGCGCGGGAGCTGGTGCTGACCGGGATCCACGTCGGACGGTACGGCCACGACCGGGGAGAGCGGGAAGGGCTTGCGGGGCTGCTCCGGGCGCTGCTTTCGGCGACGACGGCGTGCCGGTTCCGGCTGGGATCGGTGGAGCCGGAGGAGGCGACGTCGACCCTGGCCGGGCTGCTGGCGGAAGGCGGCCGGATCTGTCCCCACCTGCACGTTCCGCTGCAGAGCGGTTCCGACCGCGTGCTCCGGCGGATGCGCCGGCCGTATACCGCCGGCCGATATCGTGAGAGACTGCACATGCTCTCGTCGGCCGTTCCGGGTTTGCGACTCGGGGCCGACGTGATCGCGGGATTCCCGGGCGAGACGGACGTCGATTTCGGGGAAACGGTGGAGCTGCTCCGCGGCTCTCCCCTGAGCTACCTCCACGCGTTCAGCTACTCCTCCCGCGCCGGCACCGAGAGCGCGGGGTGGGCGGACGACGTACCGCCATCGGAGAAGAAGCGGCGGACCGCCCGGCTCCGGGAGATCGATTCGACGATGCGAAAAAAGTACCTGGAGACGCAGTTGGGGAGGACCGTTCGGGTGATCGCCGAGACGCGAGGGACGGCCCCGGGGGAGTTCCGCGGGACATCGGAGAATTACGCCGAGGTGTCGTTCCGGGGGGAAGCCGTGAGAACGGGCGACCTGGTCCCGGTTTCCGTGGAGTCCGTCCACGGATTCACCCTTTTCGGGAAGGTGGTGACGGAACTTGGGCCGCGCTGA
- the era gene encoding GTPase Era produces the protein MKRKSGFVALLGRPNVGKSTLMNRILGRKIAIVTPKPQTTRDRIAGIHTEGRGQIVFLDSPGIHRPTRALNSHMVRTAQRIGEESDLVAHLVDDRPIGRGGEDGLVRGILSNLAVPRILVVNKADRMGAGRAEALRLELTRDGFYAASFAVSAAKGTGVEALLSALFARLPEGPAYYPEDDLTDLPMRFIAKEVIREKLFGQLDDEIPYSVAVRIEEYKEEPEKDLVRIRAEVCVERESQKGIVIGKGGANLKKAGTAARVELEKEIGTRVYLELFVKVEREWSRDESMLRRLGYEPG, from the coding sequence ATGAAGCGAAAGTCCGGGTTCGTCGCCCTCCTCGGTCGCCCCAACGTCGGAAAGTCCACGCTCATGAACCGCATCCTCGGGCGGAAGATCGCCATCGTCACCCCGAAGCCGCAGACCACTCGGGACCGGATCGCCGGGATCCACACGGAAGGGCGAGGGCAGATCGTCTTTCTGGACAGCCCCGGGATCCACCGTCCCACGAGGGCGCTCAACTCGCACATGGTGCGGACGGCGCAGCGGATCGGAGAGGAGTCCGACCTCGTCGCGCATCTGGTCGACGACCGCCCCATCGGCAGGGGGGGGGAGGACGGGCTTGTCCGCGGGATCCTGTCGAACCTTGCCGTACCGAGGATCCTCGTCGTGAACAAGGCCGACCGGATGGGCGCTGGGCGCGCCGAGGCGCTTCGGCTGGAATTGACGCGCGACGGATTCTACGCGGCGTCGTTCGCCGTTTCGGCCGCGAAGGGGACCGGTGTGGAAGCGCTCCTGTCCGCGCTCTTCGCGCGGCTGCCGGAAGGGCCGGCCTACTACCCGGAGGACGACCTGACGGACCTCCCGATGCGGTTCATCGCCAAGGAGGTGATCCGGGAGAAGCTGTTCGGGCAGCTGGACGACGAGATCCCGTACAGCGTCGCGGTCCGGATCGAGGAGTACAAGGAAGAGCCGGAAAAGGACCTCGTGCGGATCCGCGCGGAAGTGTGCGTGGAGCGGGAGTCGCAGAAGGGGATCGTGATCGGGAAGGGCGGGGCGAACCTGAAGAAGGCGGGAACCGCCGCCCGCGTCGAGCTGGAGAAAGAGATCGGCACGCGGGTATACTTGGAGCTGTTCGTGAAGGTGGAGCGGGAGTGGTCGCGGGACGAATCCATGCTGAGGCGGCTGGGATATGAGCCGGGGTGA
- a CDS encoding YihY/virulence factor BrkB family protein — MITRASRGMRAVREGASVFFRNHGLVYSAAIAFNLLLSSIPVLFLAFAAAAAVIGKNELPFEQLAELLRNTFPYGARVLVPNLRKLFAAGSAFGAVGTLLLLFSSYSVTDAVHTSLSVMLMRKRKKRHLRSFGFHVAFVIVLILLTAAAIVVPPLWEGLLYLTKGMSAHADRAFKAFLDLVARLALLGILFLGSVLSYRFLSPGKVLLRNALAGSAIFLALLEGINFGFRFYIKKFSQLNLLYGSLFSIVCFILVAYLFAAAYLYGASVIGVLERTREEARTPKPEKEGVES, encoded by the coding sequence ATGATCACCCGCGCGTCGAGGGGGATGCGGGCGGTCCGCGAAGGCGCGTCGGTCTTTTTCCGGAACCACGGGCTGGTCTACAGCGCCGCGATCGCCTTCAACCTTCTCCTCTCCTCCATCCCGGTCCTCTTCCTCGCCTTCGCCGCCGCCGCCGCCGTGATCGGGAAGAACGAGCTTCCCTTCGAGCAGCTGGCGGAGCTGCTCCGCAACACGTTTCCGTACGGCGCCCGTGTGCTCGTGCCGAACCTGCGGAAGCTGTTCGCGGCCGGCTCCGCCTTCGGGGCGGTGGGCACCCTGCTCCTCCTGTTTTCCTCCTACTCCGTCACCGACGCGGTCCACACGTCGCTGTCCGTGATGCTGATGCGAAAGCGGAAGAAGCGACACCTGCGATCGTTCGGGTTCCACGTTGCGTTCGTGATCGTCCTGATCCTGCTCACCGCAGCGGCGATCGTCGTCCCGCCGCTGTGGGAGGGTCTGCTCTACCTGACGAAGGGGATGTCGGCCCATGCGGACCGGGCGTTCAAGGCGTTCCTCGACCTGGTCGCGAGGTTGGCGCTCCTCGGGATCCTTTTCCTCGGCAGCGTCCTGTCGTACCGGTTCCTGTCTCCGGGCAAGGTCCTCCTCCGCAATGCCCTCGCGGGGAGCGCCATCTTCCTCGCGCTGCTGGAAGGCATCAATTTCGGGTTCCGGTTTTACATCAAGAAATTCAGCCAGTTGAACCTTCTTTACGGTTCCTTGTTCAGCATCGTTTGCTTTATACTGGTGGCTTACCTCTTCGCGGCTGCGTACCTGTACGGCGCCAGCGTCATCGGGGTGCTGGAACGGACCCGCGAGGAGGCGCGCACCCCGAAACCGGAAAAGGAGGGCGTCGAATCGTAA
- the rnc gene encoding ribonuclease III: protein MGRADDIGGYRFGSPELLEEALRHGSAHVKGEEKRSYERLEFLGDAVLNLCVAEEMYRTLPVAGEGVLTRARAAVINNRNLLKVGERIGVPALLATDPSVRKKGGGVTRKMTADAVEAIVGAIFVDAGFDAARDFVLRHFRVPDFLGQLVSGFDAKSRLQERCQGHGEALPEYRLLSTEGPDHERTFEVEVRLPGRAPSRGKGRTKKEAEMAAAAKALSLLDGPEAETA, encoded by the coding sequence TTGGGCCGCGCTGACGATATCGGCGGATACCGGTTCGGTTCCCCGGAGCTGCTCGAGGAGGCGCTGCGGCACGGATCCGCCCACGTGAAAGGGGAGGAGAAGCGTTCGTACGAGCGGCTGGAGTTCCTGGGGGACGCCGTGCTGAACCTTTGCGTCGCCGAGGAGATGTACCGGACGCTGCCGGTGGCGGGGGAGGGGGTCCTGACCAGGGCGCGCGCCGCCGTCATCAACAACCGGAACCTGTTGAAGGTGGGGGAGCGGATCGGCGTCCCCGCACTGCTGGCGACCGACCCGTCCGTCCGGAAAAAAGGGGGCGGCGTGACGCGGAAGATGACGGCGGACGCGGTCGAGGCGATCGTCGGGGCGATCTTCGTGGACGCGGGCTTCGACGCGGCGCGCGACTTCGTGCTGCGGCACTTCCGGGTTCCCGATTTCCTCGGTCAGCTCGTCTCCGGCTTCGACGCCAAATCCCGCCTCCAGGAGCGGTGCCAGGGGCACGGCGAGGCGCTGCCGGAATACAGGCTCCTCTCGACCGAGGGTCCGGATCACGAAAGGACGTTCGAAGTCGAGGTGCGGCTTCCCGGGCGTGCGCCGTCCCGCGGAAAGGGGAGGACGAAGAAGGAGGCGGAAATGGCGGCGGCCGCCAAAGCGCTCTCCCTCCTCGACGGTCCGGAAGCGGAAACCGCATGA
- the guaB gene encoding IMP dehydrogenase, which translates to MEGLTFDDVLLVPSESDVIPKDVDVTVRLTPDIVLNIPMLSSAMDTVTEAETAIAIAREGGIGFIHRNNTSDAQATEVDRVKKSESGMISDPITVDPDQRVVDALEVMKKYRISGLPVTREGKLVGILTNRDLRFETNFEQPIRNVMTKDELVTVPVGTTLEQAREILHRNRIEKLLVVDGRNSLKGLITIKDILKIKKYPNACKDPMGRLRVGAAIGVGAGWEGRLEKLIKAGADLVCVDTAHGHSRDVLRTVRAIRSTYRNVRLMGGNVATGEGTEALIKAGVDAVKVGVGPGSICTTRVVAGVGVPQITAVMMCAQAARKKGIPVVADGGIKYSGDITKAIAAGASAVMIGSLFAGTEESPGEMILFQGRSYKVYRGMGSLEAMKKGSRDRYFQSHVESEAKLVPEGIEGRVPNRGSLSGVIFQLIGGLKSGMGYVGARDIADLQKRAVFMKITSAGLRESHVHDVIITKEAPNYRVE; encoded by the coding sequence ATGGAAGGGCTGACGTTCGACGACGTCCTGCTGGTCCCGTCGGAATCGGACGTGATCCCGAAGGACGTCGATGTCACGGTGCGGCTTACGCCCGACATCGTCCTGAACATCCCCATGCTCTCCTCGGCGATGGACACGGTCACCGAGGCGGAGACCGCCATCGCCATCGCGCGGGAGGGCGGGATCGGCTTCATCCACCGGAACAACACCTCCGATGCCCAGGCGACCGAGGTCGACCGGGTGAAGAAGTCCGAGAGCGGGATGATATCGGACCCGATCACGGTGGACCCGGACCAGCGGGTCGTCGACGCGCTCGAAGTGATGAAGAAGTACCGGATCTCCGGGCTGCCCGTCACCCGGGAGGGGAAGCTCGTCGGGATCCTCACCAACCGCGACCTGCGGTTCGAGACGAATTTCGAACAGCCGATCCGCAACGTGATGACCAAGGACGAGCTGGTCACCGTCCCGGTGGGGACGACGCTGGAGCAGGCACGGGAGATCCTGCACCGGAACCGGATCGAGAAGCTGCTCGTGGTCGACGGCCGCAACAGCCTGAAGGGGCTCATCACCATCAAGGACATCCTGAAGATCAAGAAGTATCCCAACGCCTGCAAGGACCCGATGGGCCGGCTCCGGGTCGGGGCGGCGATCGGCGTGGGCGCCGGGTGGGAGGGACGTCTCGAGAAGCTGATCAAGGCCGGCGCGGACCTGGTGTGCGTCGACACGGCGCACGGCCACTCCCGCGATGTCCTCCGGACCGTCCGGGCGATCCGTTCCACGTACCGGAACGTTCGCCTGATGGGCGGGAACGTGGCGACCGGGGAAGGGACCGAGGCGCTCATCAAGGCGGGAGTCGACGCCGTGAAGGTGGGCGTGGGGCCCGGGTCGATCTGCACCACCCGCGTGGTGGCCGGGGTCGGCGTCCCGCAGATCACGGCGGTCATGATGTGCGCGCAGGCGGCGAGGAAGAAGGGGATCCCGGTGGTGGCCGACGGCGGGATCAAATATTCCGGCGACATCACCAAGGCGATCGCCGCCGGGGCTTCCGCCGTGATGATCGGCTCCCTCTTCGCGGGGACCGAGGAGAGCCCGGGGGAGATGATCCTCTTCCAGGGCCGGTCGTACAAGGTGTATCGGGGGATGGGGTCGCTCGAGGCGATGAAGAAGGGGAGCCGGGACCGGTACTTCCAGTCCCACGTGGAATCGGAGGCGAAGCTCGTCCCCGAGGGGATCGAGGGGCGCGTCCCCAACCGAGGATCCCTCTCGGGCGTCATCTTCCAGCTGATCGGCGGATTGAAGTCGGGGATGGGGTACGTCGGCGCACGGGACATCGCGGACCTGCAGAAGCGCGCGGTCTTCATGAAGATCACCTCGGCGGGGCTGCGCGAGAGCCACGTCCACGACGTGATCATCACGAAGGAAGCGCCGAACTACCGGGTGGAGTAG